The following coding sequences are from one Panicum hallii strain FIL2 chromosome 5, PHallii_v3.1, whole genome shotgun sequence window:
- the LOC112892969 gene encoding uncharacterized protein LOC112892969, whose amino-acid sequence MRSSVEDDEEERIGKPGFLRAQYYYLVVCSTEQIQPSIRSAPSPASGAIVSAVACPCQGHLDRSPVPFEDAARPRCRRPEDRGYGGRRQLILAAPRTSSFCTLPRVPPGPSASWLWASSAPQSNFPSSSSPPTGRCAIRRRLPDQRALGPRTCARCCAGALASVTLPFRPPRMNAKSAFPTEMRTNMHVWTEQMNRFHALRNKGNRALFKVSRSQHNTKRVMKLLDDILKEDVEDNGTEEETSFEPLSAHFSVANQSSSNKVLDAINIVTRGASRSNKRWEEAMNSGVLTEGDEEQQNFI is encoded by the exons ATGCGATCGAGTGTTGAAGACGATGAGGAGGAGAGGATTGGAAAGCCAGGTTTTTTACGTGCACAGTACTACTATTTGGTAGTATGCAGCACAGAGCAGATCCAACCGTCCATTAGAAGTG CCCCCTCCCCTGCATCAGGCGCTATCGTATCAGCCGTCGCCTGTCCTTGTCAAGGTCACCTGGACCGCTCGCCTGTTCCCTTCGAGGACGCCGCCCGTCCTCGTTGCCGCCGGCCGGAAGATCGGGGCTATGGGGGACGCCGGCAACTCATTCTTGCGGCACCGCGGACCTCGTCTTTTTGCACGTTGCCTCGGGTGCCGCCGGGCCCGTCAGCCTCCTGGTTATGGGCATCCTCAGCGCCGCAGTCTAATTTCCCGTCGTCATCGTCGCCGCCGACCGGAAGATGCGCTATTAGGAGGCGGCTGCCGGATCAGCGCGCGCTAGGCCCGCGGACCTGCGCGCGGTGCTGCGCTGGGGCCCTTGCATCGGTCACCCTCCCCTTCCGTCCACCAAG GATGAATGCTAAGAGTGCATTCCCAACAGAGATGCGTACCAACATGCATGTGTGGACTGAACAAATGAATCGTTTCCATGCACTTCGCAACAAGGGCAATCGAGCTTTATTCAAAGTTTCGAGGAGCCAACACAATACGAAGAGGGTAATGAAGTTATTAGATGATATTTTAAAGGAAGATGTGGAGGATAATGGAACAGAAGAGGAGACGTCGTTCGAGCCTTTGTCAGCTCACTTCTCAGTGGCCAATCAATCTTCTAGCAACAAAGTACTCGATGCAATAAACATTGTTACGAGAGGTGCATCGCGATCAAACAAGAGATGGGAGGAAGCCATGAATTCTGGAGTGCTAACTGAAGGCGATGag GAGCAGCAGAACTTTATTTAA